The Streptomyces armeniacus genomic interval ACGCTGACGATCTCGATGTCGTGGCCCGCGGCGACAAGGGAGTTGGCCTGGTTCATGACCGTACGGATCGTGCCGCCCGTGCCGAAAGCGTGCAGCAGGAGATAACGGATCCTCATCAGCCGACCCATTCCGGGCGTTCGATTTCCCAGGAGTGCGGTCCGATTTCACCGGGCACGCATTCGACCGAGAGATTGTCATTTACCGTGTAAAAGGGTCTGACCACGGTGGCGTCTTCGTCGCTCGTCACCGACTGGGCGGGATAGACCATGATTTTCTTCTTGCCCTTGATGTCGTCCAGGTGCCGCCCGGCGCGCAGCCGCAGCTCGCCGGGGCCGGGCCCGGAGGACAGGTGGAGGTCCCACGTCGCCGCGGGCAGCCCGTCCAGCGCGAGATCGTCGACCGGCAGGGAGGCGTCGAAGCGGACGCCGTCCAGGGGGGCGTCGTACCGCAGCTGCTCGCCCCCCTGGTTCCGTAGGACGAGCAGCAGCTGCCACACCCCGGTGCCAGCCGGGGTGTGGCCGTGCAGCTCGCCCACGAATCGGATGCGTCCGTCGCGCGGCCACACCTGCTGGATCTCCGCGTGTGGCTTCATTCGGTACGGGCGCCCGCCCGGTCACCGTCGTACCCCCAGGCGGCGCAGATCTCCCGGAGGTTGCGCGGGATCTCCGACGGGTCGGGCAGCTCGCGGCCCGGCTGGACGCTGCCGGAGCGGATCTTCTCGCGCCAGTCGCCGAGGCCGCGCTGCAGGTCCTTGCTCGGGCGCTTGCCGTATTCCAGCAGGTCAGGCTCCCATTCGAGGCCGAGGAAGGAGCAGATCCCCTTTATCGTGGCCTCCGGGTCGGCGGTGAGCTGCTCGTACCGCACGGTGTGTCCGGACAGTCCGCCGCGGGCCCGTTCGACCGCCTTCATGTAGCGCAGCGCGTCCTCGGTGGCGACGTCGAGGGGGCGCTTCTCCGGGTCGGACTCGTGCCAGGAGCGGGCGATGGAGGCGGGGTGGCGGAGCAGGAAGATGTACCGCGCGTCGGGCCAGCAGGCCGCGATGCGCTTCCAGACGAAGGCGTTGCTCGGGGTCTTGTCGACGATGAACTGCTTGCCGCTCTTGACGACTTCGCGGTGCATGACCCGGTCCCACAGCAGGTGCTCCAGATCGGAGGTGTCGAGCCCGAGCACCTCCATGGACCGTTTTGCCAGGGTTGTCTGGTAGCCCACCGTCAGGCGCCGCATGTGCAGTTCGTGCGGCGCGTGCAGCTGGGAGTGACCGTCGAGTAGTACACGAAGGAGTGTCGATCCCGAGCGCACCGGGGACATGATGAAGACCGGCTGCCGCAGGAGCCGGTCCAGTTCGGGGTTCTCGGTCGGCCGGAAGTCGGCGGGTTTGGGGCGCGCCGCTTTCTGCTGTACCGGCGGATCACCCTGCTTGGACACCCTCCGGAGTTCCATGCCGGTGGTCCTGCGCAGGGTCGAGTTCACGGTCCGTCGGAAGTTCATCGTTGAAGGCTAGGCACCAGGCAAAAAGTCGGTCAAGCCGCGAACTCTTAGGAATCTCTTAATACCTGGCGGCGGGCAGAGTCACCTCGAAACGGCAGCCGCCCGGCACATTCCGTACGGCGGCACGGCCCGCGTGCGCCTCCACGATCCCCCGTACGATCGCCAGCCCGAGTCCCGCTCCGCCGGGCGGCGTACGGGCGTTGGTGCCGCGCCAGCCGGTGTCGAAGACCCGCGGCAGGTCGTCCGCCGGGATGCCGCCGCAGCCGTCCGTCACCGACAGCACCACGGCGTCGGCCTCGCGGCGGGCGGAGACCGCCACGGTGCCGTCGGCGGGCGTGCGGTGGATCGCGTTGACGAGGAGGTTGGCCAGCACCCGCGTCATCTCCTTGCCGTCCACCTCGACGGGCACGGCCTCCACACCGTCGTCGGCGAGCCGTACGCCGCGTTCGGCCGCGAGCGGGTCGGCGCCCGCGATGGCGTCGCTGACCAGGTCGTAGGCGGAGATGCGGGTCGGGCTCAGGGACAGCGAGCCGGCCTGGATGCGGGAGAGCTCGAAGAGGTCGTTGACCATGGAGGAGAGCCGTTCGACCTCGCCGCGGATCTGCCGGTGGTAGCGGGCCGGGTCGTCGGCGATGCCGTCCTCCAGCGCCTCCGCCATGGCCCGCAGCCCGGCCAGCGGCGACCGCAGGTCGTGCGAGATCCAGGCGACCAGCTCGCGGCGGGACTCCTCCAGGGCCCGCTCCCGTTCGCGCGAGGCCGCGAGCTTGCCGCTGGTGTCGTCCAACTGTCGGGCCAGCGAGGCGAGTTCGGCGGGCATCGGCGCGCTCGGGCGGGCGAAGCCGCCGCCGTCGCCGAGCGTACGGGCGGCCTGCTCCAGGGCGCGGTGGCCGCCGATGAACCAGCGGCCCAGCAGCAGCGCCGTCACCGTGGACGCGGCGGCCGCCACCGCACACACCATCGTCACCACGGTCAGGTCGTGCGAGGACAGGAACATCGCCCAGGCCACCGACAGCGTGCCCGCCAGCATCGCGCCGACCGCCACCGCCGTCAGCACCGCCAGCGACACCGCCACCGAGCGGCGGCGCAGGACGCGCAGCGCGAGCGCGCCGGCGAGGCCGACGGCCGCGGCGCCCATCCCCGCGTACAGCGCGATCAGCAGCAGGTCACGCATCGGGACCGCCGCCGTCCGTGCCGGTGCCGCCGTCGCCTGAGGTGGTTCCGCTTCCCGTTCCGGCCGCCGGATCGGCGGGGGTGTCCGGGTCGCTGCCGGTGGCGTCGCCGTCGAAGCGGTACCCGACGCCCCACACCGTATTGATCATCCGGGGCCGGGCCGGGTCCGCCTCGATCTTGTGCCGCAGCCGGCGTACGTGCACGGTCACCGTGGACAGGTCGCCGAAGTCCCAGCCCCACACCGCCGACATCAGCTCCTCGCGGCTGAACGCGTGCCCCGGGTGCCGCAGGAAGTGCGCCAGCAGGTCGAACTCGCGCAGCGTCAGCGCGAGCGGCCCGCGCGCGTCGGCGACCGTACGCGCGCCCGGGTCCAGTGTGATGCCGCCACCGTGCAGCAGCGGGCCGTCCGCGGCGGAGGCACCCGCGCGGCGCAGCACCGACTCGATGCGCAGGACGAGCTCGCGCGGGCTGAACGGCTTCGTCACGTAGTCGTCGGCGCCGATCTCCAGGCCGAGGATGCGGTCCTCCTCGTCGCCGCGCGCCGTCAGCATCACCACCGGCACGGGCCCGCGCGCCCGCAGGCGCCTGCACACCTGGAGCCCGTCCAGGCCCGGCAGCATCAGGTCGAGCACGACGAGGTCGGGCGGCGCCGCCTCGGCGCGCTCCAGCGCGCCGGGACCGTCGCCCGCGCGGTCGACCGTGAACCCGGCGCGGTCGAGATAGCCCGCGACGACCTCCGTGACGGTCGGGTCGTCGTCGACGACGAGGATCCGGCGGGGCGGTGACTGCTGCATACGGCCGAGTTTCGCAGGTATCGGCGTACCGGTCGCCGCCGTGCGGGGGCGGAGCGGGCGATGTCCGTGTTTCGTAAGGAGCCAAGATCCCATTAGTCCGTTTTGCGTTCGTAGGGTGTGGGAGATGACCGACATCCAGCCTCCGTACGGGGACCTCGTGCTCCCCTGCCTCAACGAGGCCGAGGCCCTGCCCTGGGTTCTGCAACGGATCCCGGACGGCTGGCGCCCCCTCGTCGTCGACAACGGCTCCACCGACGGCTCCGCGGAGATCGCCCGCGCACACGGCGCGACGGTGGTGCACGAGCCGCGCCGCGGCTTCGGCGCCGCCTGCCACACCGGGCTGCGGGCCGCCACGGCGGAGCTCATCGCCTTCTGCGACTGCGACGCCACGCTCGACCCGGGCGAGCTGTCCCGGGTCGCCGCGCCCGTACGGGAGGGGGCCGCCGACCTCGTACTGGCCCGGCGCAGGCCCGTCACGCGCGGCGCGTGGCCGATGCACGCGCGCGCCGGCAACCGCGCCCTGTCGCGGATGGTGCGGCGGCGCACCGGCGTACGCCTGCACGACCTGGGGCCCATGCGCGTCGCACGGCGCGAGCCGCTGCTCGAACTCGCCCTCACCGACCGGCGCAGCGGCTACCCGCTGCAGATAGTGGTGCTCGCCGCCGACGCGGGCTGGCGCATCCGCGAGACCGAGGTCGACTACCTGCCGCGCAGCGGCGCCTCCAAGGTGACCGGCACCTGGCGCGGCACCTGGCAGGCCGTACGGGACATGCGGGCGGTGCTGCGGTGACCGGCGCCGAGACGGGGGGCGGCGCCGGTCCGGCCGGTGAGACGACGCTGCTGGTGCTCGCCAAGGAGCCGGTGCCCGGCCGCGTCAAGACCCGGCTCACGCCCCCGTACACGCCCGAGCAGGCCGCCGGTCTCGCCGCTGCCGCGCTCGCCGACACCCTCGACCTGGTCGCTGAGGTGCCCGCGCGCCACCGGGTGCTCGTACTCGCCGGACGGCCCGGGCCGTGGCTGCCGGACGGCGCCGGTGTCGAGGTCGTACCGCAGGCCGCCGGCGGTCTGGACGAGCGGATCGCCGCCGCGTTCGCGCTCTGCGACGGGCCCGCCCTGCTGATCGGCATGGACACCCCGCAGCTCACCCCGGATCTGCTGCGTCCGGTGACCGCGCCGGACGGCTGGACCGGCTGCGACGCGTGGTTCGGGCCCGCCGCCGACGGCGGGTTCTGGGCGCTCGGACTCGCCGCGCCCGACCCGGAACTGGTGCGCGGCGTGCCCATGTCCGACGCGCGCACCGGTGCCGTACAGCGGCGCAGGCTGGTGGACGCCGGGCTGGCCGTACGCGACCTGCCGGTGCTGCGCGACGTGGACACCGCACGGGACGCGGCGGAGGTCGCGGGAGTGTGCGGCGCCGCGCCGGGTGCCCCGTACGGGAGCGGTGCCCCGTACGGGGGCAGTGGCGCGTACGCGGGCGGCGGCGGGCATCCCGGCGGCGCGCGGTTCGCGGCGGCGTACGCGGAACTCCAGCGGGCGGTGGCCCGTTGAGCGCGCCGTCCGTGCCCTCCGGGCCCGCCGCCGCGCCCCCTGCCGCGCCGCCCGCACCCGCCGCCGTCGCGTGGCACGCGGACCCGTACGCGGAGGCACTGCGCTCCGGACGCGGACCGCTTTTCCTGCGCCGTACGGACGGCTGGCTGCTGCCCCTCGAGGTCGAACGGTGGTGCGCCCGGGCGGACGCCGCGGACCTCACCGTGCTGCGGCGCTGTTCCGGCGCCGTACTGGACATCGGCTGCGGACCCGGCCGCATGGTCGCCGCGCTGGCCCGGAAGGGCAGTCCCGCGCTCGGCATCGACACCTCGCCTGCGGCGGTCGCCCGTACGCGCCGCCGGGGCGTGGACGCGCTGTGCCGCTCCGTCTTCGAGACGCTGCCGGGCGAAGGGCGCTGGGGGAGCGCGCTGCTGGTCGACGGGAACATAGGGATCGGCGGCGACCCCGCCGCGCTGCTGGTCCGCGTCGGTGAACTCCTCGCCCCCGGTGGCCTTCTGCTCGCGGAGGCCGCGCACGGCGACGCGCCGCACGCCGACGTGGAGGAACGGGTCGAGGTGCGGCTCGACGACGGCAACGGCGGGCACGGGCCCGCGTTCCCGTGGGCCCGGATAGGCGCCGCCGCACTGCGGCAGCGCGCGGAGTCGGCCGGCTGGTCGGTGACGGCGCAGTGGACGGCACGGGGGCGTTCGTTCCTGGCCCTGAGCCGGTAGGTGGGGCAGCGCCCCACCGGGCTCTGTCCGGTGGGGCGTTGGCCGCGGGGGCGGCGGCGCGTACGGGGGTCAGCGGCGCCGCGCCCGCCCCCGTACGCGCCGCCGCACGGCACGTACGGGGACGGCAAGCAGCGCGCCCAGCGCGCGGCAGCCGGACGCCAGACGCGCCCGGTACGCGGGCGCCCTGGCGGCCAGCAGCACCAGCGTGACCGCGAGCGTCACCGCCAGCAGCAGCCGCCAGTTCGCGGCGTAGTCGAGGGGCAGCGCCGTCGGGTTGCGGCCCTGGCCCTGCCGCAGCAGCACGGGCAGCGCGATCAGCGTCAGGCAGCCGCCGACGACGAACGCGCCGCGCAGCACGCCGTAACCGGAACGGAGCCCGCCCTCCGGCGCGTTCCGCGACGCGTCCCCCCGGCGTCTCCCATGGGCCCAGCGCAGCGCCGCCCCCGCCAGCAGCACCAGCGGCACGAGCAACCCGTCGTGCACCGCCACCGCGCCCGCGAGCCACAGCAGCACCTGCGGCACCGTGTCCTCGCGGGTCTCCGTGACGAGGAGCCAGCCGCCGGTGCCCAGCAGCACCGCCCCCGCCGTCCCCAGCATCCAGCGCAGCGCGGTCACTTCAGCACCTCGATCCGTGCGACCCACTTCGTCTGCAGCACGCCCGGCCGGTTCGGCGCGATGATCCGCGCCGGATAGCCGTGATCGGCGCTCAGCACGCGCCCGTTCACCCGCAGAGCGAGCAGCGTCAGCGGGTCACGGGCGTACGATGGGCCCGACCCGCGTGCCCGTCGGCCCAGCGTGAGGGGGCAAGGGTGGGATGGGTATACGAGACCGGTCCACGACGGCGTCCGCCACCGCGGACGCGCCCGTACGGCAGTCCGCGCTCGACGCCGTACTCGACGGGGCCGCGGCCGTCCTCGGCTACCAGTCGGCGGACGCGGTCGAGAGCACCCGTACGTTCAAGGACCTCGGCTTCACCTCCGTCACCGCCGTCGAGCTGCGCGACCGGCTGAACGTCCAGTTCGGCGTGCGGCTGCCGTCCAGCGCGCTCTTCGACCACCCGACGCCCCTCCGCCTCGCCCGCCGGATCGACACCGAGCTGGACGGCGGCGAGCAGGAGCAGCGGGACGGCGAACGCGCGGACGCCGTGCACTCGCACGACGAGCCGATCGCCATCGTCGCGATGGGCTGCCGCTTCCCCGGCGACGTCCGTACGCCCGAGGACCTGTGGCGCGTCGTCCGCGACGGCGTGGACGCCGTGTCCGACTTCCCCGTCAACCGCGAGTGGGACCTGAACGCGCTGTACGACCCCGACCCGGAGCGTTCCGGCACCAGTTACGTGAGCAAGGGCGGTTTCCTGCACGACGCGGGCGAGTTCGACGCCGCGTTCTTCGGGATCTCGCCGCGCGAGGCGCTCGCGATGGACCCGCAGCAGCGGCTGCTGCTGGAGACCTCGTGGGAGACGCTGGAGCGCGCGGGGCTCGACCCGACGTCCGTACGGGGCAGCCGTACGGGCGTGTTCGTCGGCGCGATGGCGCAGGACTACGGGCCGCGGCTGCACCAGGGCGGCGAGGACGTCGAGGGGCACGTGCTGACCGGTACGACGACGAGCGTCGCGTCCGGGCGTATCGCCTACACCCTGGGCCTGGAGGGCCCCGCCGTCACCGTGGACACGGCGTGCTCGTCGTCGCTGGTGGCGCTGCACATGGCGGTGCAGGCGCTGCGCAGCGGCGAGTGCTCGATGGCGCTGGCGGGCGGCGCCACCGTCATGTCCAGCCCGGGGATCTTCGTGGAGTTCAGCCGTCAGCGGGGTCTGTCGCCGGACGGCCGGTGCAAGCCGTTCGCGGCGGGTGCGGACGGTACGGGCTGGGGCGAGGGTGTCGGTGTGCTGCTGCTGGAGCGGCTGTCGGACGCGCAGCGCAACGGGCACCAGGTGCTGGCGGTGCTCAAGGGTTCGGCCATCAACCAGGACGGCGCCTCCAACGGGCTCACGGCACCGAACGGCCCGTCGCAGCAGCGCGTCATCCGCGCCGCCCTCGCGAACGCCGGACTGGAGCCGGGCGACGTGGACGCCGTGGAGGCACACGGCACCGGTACGACACTGGGTGACCCCATCGAGGCACAGGCGCTGCTCGCCACCTACGGGCAGGAGCGGGACGCGGACCGGCCGCTGTGGCTCGGCTCCCTGAAGTCGAACGTGGGTCACGCGCAGGCCGCCGCCGGAGTCGGCGGCGTCATCAAGATGGTCGAGGCCCTGCGGCACGGCGTCCTCCCGAAGTCCCTGCACGGGGAGGAGCCTTCGCCGCACGTGGACTGGTCGTCGGGCGCCGTACGGCTGCTGTCCGCGGCACGCGCCTGGGACAGCGACGGTGACGGTGACCGCCGTACGCGGCGCGCCGCCGTGTCGTCGTTCGGCATCAGCGGCACCAACGCGCACGTGATCCTGGAGGCCGCCGCCGAAGCCGCCGAACCGGCCGCCCCCGGAACACCCGGGGACGAGATCGACGAGAGCGGCGAGAGCACGGCCGCCGAGGTGCCGTGGCTGCTCTCCGCCCGCAGCGCCGACGCGCTCAAGGCACAGGCGGAGTCGCTGCTCGCACACCTCGACGCGGCGGCTCCCGCGCCGCGCCCCGCCGACGTAGGGCACACGCTGCTCACCGCGCGCGCGGCGCTCGATTTCCGGGCCGTCGTCACCGGCGCCGGGCAGGACGAACTGCTCGCCGGGCTGCGGTCGGTGGCCGCCGGACACGTCGACGCGGTCGCCACGGAGCACCGCCGCGGTCCGGTGTTTGTGTTCCCGGGGCAGGGGGCGCAGTGGGTCGGGATGGGCCGTGAACTCCTCGGCAGCAGCCCCGTGTTCGCCGCGCGCTTCGCCGAGTGCGACGCGGCGCTGGCCCGGCATGTGGACTGGTCGTTGTCGGGTGTGCTGCGGGGTGTGGACGGTGCTCCCGGTTTTGACCGGGTGGATGTCGTGCAGCCCGTCCTGTGGGCGGTGATGGTGTCCCTCGCCGAGGTGTGGCGCTCCTACGGTGTGCAGCCTGCTGCCGTTGTCGGTCACTCGCAGGGTGAGATCGCCGCCGCCTGTGTCTCCGGTGCGCTCTCTCTCGAAGACGGTGCTCGTGTGGTGGCGTTGCGGAGCCAGGCCATCACCGCTCTGGCAGGCCGTGGCGGCATGGTGTCCGTCGCGCTGCCCCGTACGGATGTCGAGGAGCTGATCACCGCATGGAACGGCAGCCTGTCCGTCGCCGCCGTCAACGGGCCGTCCGCGGTGGTGGTGTCCGGTGATGTGGCCGCTCTGGACGCCCTTGTGGAAACTTGCGAGGAGCGGGACATCCGCGCCCGCCGCATCGAGGTCGACTACGCGTCGCACTCCGCGCACGTGGAAGGCATCAGCGAAGCGATCCTGACCGCCCTGGCGCCGCTGGAGCCCCGGGCGGCCGAAGTGCCGTTCTTCTCCACCGTGACCGGCGACTGGCTGGACGCGGAGGCGCGTCTCGACGGCGCGTACTGGTACGCGAACCTGCGGCACACCGTGCAGCTGGAGCCCGCGGTCCGCAGCCTCGTGGAGGCGGGCCACCGCGCGTTCGCCGAGATGAGCCCGCACCCCGTGCTCACCATGCCCGTGCAGGACACCGCCGAGGCCGCGGGCGCCGAAGTGGTCGCCACCGGCACCCTCCGGCGCGGCCAGGGCGGCCTCGCCCGGGTCCACGCGTCGCTCGGCCAGCTGTGGGCGCACGGCGCGTACGTGGACTGGGCGCCGGCGTTCGCCGCGCACCGACCGGCGCTGGTGGACCTGCCCACGTACCCCTTCCAGCGGCAGCACTTCTGGCTCGCGGCGGACAGCGCCGACCGTACGGTGGCCGATCCGGTGGACGCGCAGTTCTGGGAGACCGTCGAACGGGAGGACCTGGAGGCGCTGGCCGGCACCCTCGGCATCAGCGACCCCAGCTCCCTCGGCGAGGTGCTGCCCGCGCTGTCCTCCTGGCGGCGCGACCGCCGGCAGCGCGGCACGGCCGACTCCTGGCGCTACCAGGCCGTCTGGCGGCACCGCCCCGAGCCCGCCGCGGGCACTGTGTCCGGCACCTGGCTGCTCGTCGTGCCCGAGGGACACGAGGACTCCGCGCCCGTGTGCCAGGCCGCCGAGGCGCTGCGCGCGGCCGGAGCACAGCCGTACGCGCTCTCCGTCGGCCCCGCGGAGGCCGACCGCGAACTCCTCGCGAAGCGGCTGCGCATAGCGGACCACGGGCCGGAACTCGTCGCCGGAGTACTGTCGTTCACGGCGCTCGACGAGTCCCCGCTGCCCGGCCAGCCCGCCGTCACCACCGGCCTCGCCGTCACCCTCGCGCTCGTGCAGGCGCTCGGCGAGGTCGCGCTCGACGCGCCCCTGTGGTGCCTGACGAGAGGCGCGGTCGCCGCGGGCGACGAGGCAGCGCCGTACGCGCCCGCGCAGGCCGCCGTATGGGGGCTCGGGCGCGTCGCCGCGCTCGAACACCCCGACCGCTGGGGCGGCCTGGTGGACCTGCCGCCGTCCGGCACGGACGCGGGCGCGGACTCCGGCGCGGAGACGGACACCGCGGGCCTCGGCGGCGCCGCGGAGGAGCGTACGCGGGCCCGGCTTGCCGCCCTCCTCACCGGCGACGGCGGCGAGGACCAGCTCGCGATCCGCGACTCCGGTGTCTACGCGCGCCGCCTCGTCCCCGCCCCCTGCGGCCCGCACGCGGCCCCCCGTACGTGGCGCCCGCGCGGCACCGTCCTGGTCACCGGCGGCACCGGCGCGCTGGGCGCGCGCGTCGCGCGCTGGCTCACGCGCGGCGGCGCCGAGCACCTGGTGCTCACCGGCCGCCGCGGCGACGCCGCCCCCGGAGTGGCGGAACTGCGCGCAGAGCTGGCGGAGCAGGGCGTCGGTGTCACCGTCGCGGCCTGCGACGTGGCTGACGCGGACGCCGTACGGGCGCTCGCCCGGCAGCTGGCGGACGACGGGCACACCGTACGGTCCGTCGTACACGCCGCGGGCGTCAGCCAGTTGGGCACCCTCGACGAGGCCGGGCCCGCCGACCTGAGCGCCGCACTGAGCGGCAAGGTCAGCGGCGCGCGGCACCTGGCCGAGGCGTTCGGCGGGGACACGCTCGACGCCGTCGTCTACTTCTCCTCCATCTCCGGCACGTGGGGCGTCGCCGACCACGGCGCGTACGCCGCCGCCAACGCCGCGCTCGACGCGTACGCCGAACGCCACCGCGCCGGCGGCCTGCCCGTGCTGTCCGTCGCCTGGGGCCCCTGGGCGGGCGGCGGCATGATCGCGGAATCGCTGCAGGATGTGCTGCGGCAGCGCGGCGTACCCGTCATCGACCCGGACACCGCCCTCACCGGGCTGCAGCAGGCACTCGACAGGGACGACACGGTGGTGGCGGTCGCGGACGTCGACTGGCAGCGGTTCGGCGGCGTGTTCACCTCCGTACGGCCCAGCAGGCTGCTCGACGAGATCCCCGCGGCACAGGCCGCCGCCGACGACGGCCAGGGCAAGGCGGAGCCGTCCGCGCTCCTGCGCGAACTCGCCGGACTCGACGAACGCAGGCGCGCCGCACGACTGCTGGCCCTCGTACGCGAACAGGTCGCCTCCGTGCTCGGCCACGCCGACCCGGCGGCCGTCGACCCGCAGGGCTCCTTCAAGGAGCTGGGCTTCGACTCGCTGACGGCCGTCGAGCTGCGCAACCGGCTCAACACCGCCGCCGGCCTCAAGCTCGCCGCGACCGTCGTCTTCGACTACCCCAACGTCAAGGCACTCGCCGGGCACCTCTCGGTCAAGCTCGGCGGCGACACGGCGACCGCAGCCGGCGCCGCCGTACGGCCCGCCGCCACGGCACCGGCCGCGGACGACGAGCCCATCGCCATCGTCTCGATGAGCTGCCGCTTCCCCGGCGGCGTACGGTCCCCGGAGGACCTGTGGCGCGTCGTACGCGACGGGGTGGACGTCATCTCCGACTTCCCGGCCGACCGGGGCTGGGACCTGGACGGCCTGTACGACCCCGACCCGGACAGCACCGGCAAGAGCTACGTGCGCAGGAGCGGATTCCTGCACGACGCGGCCGAGTTCGACGCCGCCTTCTTCGGGA includes:
- a CDS encoding sulfotransferase family protein; amino-acid sequence: MNFRRTVNSTLRRTTGMELRRVSKQGDPPVQQKAARPKPADFRPTENPELDRLLRQPVFIMSPVRSGSTLLRVLLDGHSQLHAPHELHMRRLTVGYQTTLAKRSMEVLGLDTSDLEHLLWDRVMHREVVKSGKQFIVDKTPSNAFVWKRIAACWPDARYIFLLRHPASIARSWHESDPEKRPLDVATEDALRYMKAVERARGGLSGHTVRYEQLTADPEATIKGICSFLGLEWEPDLLEYGKRPSKDLQRGLGDWREKIRSGSVQPGRELPDPSEIPRNLREICAAWGYDGDRAGARTE
- a CDS encoding sensor histidine kinase is translated as MRDLLLIALYAGMGAAAVGLAGALALRVLRRRSVAVSLAVLTAVAVGAMLAGTLSVAWAMFLSSHDLTVVTMVCAVAAAASTVTALLLGRWFIGGHRALEQAARTLGDGGGFARPSAPMPAELASLARQLDDTSGKLAASRERERALEESRRELVAWISHDLRSPLAGLRAMAEALEDGIADDPARYHRQIRGEVERLSSMVNDLFELSRIQAGSLSLSPTRISAYDLVSDAIAGADPLAAERGVRLADDGVEAVPVEVDGKEMTRVLANLLVNAIHRTPADGTVAVSARREADAVVLSVTDGCGGIPADDLPRVFDTGWRGTNARTPPGGAGLGLAIVRGIVEAHAGRAAVRNVPGGCRFEVTLPAARY
- a CDS encoding response regulator transcription factor, whose translation is MQQSPPRRILVVDDDPTVTEVVAGYLDRAGFTVDRAGDGPGALERAEAAPPDLVVLDLMLPGLDGLQVCRRLRARGPVPVVMLTARGDEEDRILGLEIGADDYVTKPFSPRELVLRIESVLRRAGASAADGPLLHGGGITLDPGARTVADARGPLALTLREFDLLAHFLRHPGHAFSREELMSAVWGWDFGDLSTVTVHVRRLRHKIEADPARPRMINTVWGVGYRFDGDATGSDPDTPADPAAGTGSGTTSGDGGTGTDGGGPDA
- a CDS encoding glycosyltransferase family 2 protein; translation: MTDIQPPYGDLVLPCLNEAEALPWVLQRIPDGWRPLVVDNGSTDGSAEIARAHGATVVHEPRRGFGAACHTGLRAATAELIAFCDCDATLDPGELSRVAAPVREGAADLVLARRRPVTRGAWPMHARAGNRALSRMVRRRTGVRLHDLGPMRVARREPLLELALTDRRSGYPLQIVVLAADAGWRIRETEVDYLPRSGASKVTGTWRGTWQAVRDMRAVLR
- a CDS encoding TIGR04282 family arsenosugar biosynthesis glycosyltransferase, with translation MTGAETGGGAGPAGETTLLVLAKEPVPGRVKTRLTPPYTPEQAAGLAAAALADTLDLVAEVPARHRVLVLAGRPGPWLPDGAGVEVVPQAAGGLDERIAAAFALCDGPALLIGMDTPQLTPDLLRPVTAPDGWTGCDAWFGPAADGGFWALGLAAPDPELVRGVPMSDARTGAVQRRRLVDAGLAVRDLPVLRDVDTARDAAEVAGVCGAAPGAPYGSGAPYGGSGAYAGGGGHPGGARFAAAYAELQRAVAR
- a CDS encoding class I SAM-dependent methyltransferase, translated to MSAPSVPSGPAAAPPAAPPAPAAVAWHADPYAEALRSGRGPLFLRRTDGWLLPLEVERWCARADAADLTVLRRCSGAVLDIGCGPGRMVAALARKGSPALGIDTSPAAVARTRRRGVDALCRSVFETLPGEGRWGSALLVDGNIGIGGDPAALLVRVGELLAPGGLLLAEAAHGDAPHADVEERVEVRLDDGNGGHGPAFPWARIGAAALRQRAESAGWSVTAQWTARGRSFLALSR